Proteins co-encoded in one Astyanax mexicanus isolate ESR-SI-001 chromosome 1, AstMex3_surface, whole genome shotgun sequence genomic window:
- the efhb gene encoding EF-hand domain-containing family member B: MTLLQRKNSSWRRRDTFPAIRAAGKLIPLGDRVQTCLQELTPRPVTPPMVKKFLSSNRPEPGAIRVFVGRANDPDIASSLVHGISTRSSITAGSLVNPLPKTRYQEKLRELQEVTYNSKRKAPLERACVNGPGLPEWVDPERTAFGVKTSISSNGGEIINPPKTAEQVEKEAQEGHKQYIRSHSSYFVGERKDRGYDLGTYLRDSRFGVSTPHRNDGHNVSRSLQWFSDTQMNHSAKLVSKRCDDFRERTQPQIGKVLDPIADTLTVPADHTFGILLRPDAFGAGDLIHSTPPSEHLRGQDRRRALVNAVRQHLKKANFHNFTSLLQAFRHYDKKGQGKIDKQDLQDVCRQFNLDLSGDVLEGLVDYCDVDKDGLINFLEFANFLNWKDKMPIRPAEQRILTRERKVSTAPANVQRTIIQGSDVQKEDSSESLVRSEDLKPVEVGSPLKTPRTLSRSRAEQEHFITSSSVISAVVGGLPTTDYRTYGVPTVRLDLPAPQIKRVSDRTNYGDESTAYNLLFPTVHSRYGVHEKHFFSPRTKNQMVQIFQNVGLNVSEQTFEEAWKLASIRSPTGDVCVESFRNILKELQAN, encoded by the exons ATGACTTTATTACAGAGGAAAAACAGCAGCTGGAGACGCAGAGACACATTCCCCGCTATCAGAGCG gctGGTAAACTCATACCACTGGGAGACAGGGTACAGACATGCCTGCAGGAACTAACACCCCGG CCGGTCACACCTCCTATGGTTAAGAAATTTCTCAGCAGTAACCGTCCAGAGCCAGGAGCGATACGAGTTTTCGTCGGAAGAGCAAATGATCCGGACATTGCCAGCAGCCTGGTTCACGGAATAAGCACAAGATCATCCATCACT GCTGGATCTTTGGTCAACCCACTGCCCAAGACCCGCTATCAGGAGAAGCTGCGTGAGCTGCAGGAGGTCACGTACAACAGCAAACGCAAAGCTCCTCTCGAGAGAGCCTGTGTTAACGGTCCTGGGCTTCCAGAGTGGGTGGACCCTGAGAGAACAGCGTTCGGAGTTAAAACCAGTATCT CTTCTAACGGTGGTGAGATCATTAACCCCCCCAAAACAGCGGAGCAGGTGGAAAAGGAGGCACAGGAGGGTCATAAGCAGTACATTCGCTCACACAGCTCCTACTTTGTGG GTGAGCGTAAAGACAGAGGTTATGATCTGGGTACGTATCTGAGGGACAGCAGGTTTGGTGTGTCCACCCCTCATCGCAATGATGGACACAATGTCTCCAGGTCTCTGCAGTGGTTCTCAGACACTCAGAT GAACCACAGTGCAAAACTCGTCTCCAAGCGATGTGACGACTTCAGAGAAAGGACCCAGCCGCAGATAGGCAAAGTTCTCGACCC GATTGCAGACACCTTGACTGTCCCAGCTGACCACACGTTTGGAATTTTGCTGCGTCCCGATGCATTTG GTGCAGGTGACCTCATCCACTCCACCCCTCCTTCAGAGCACCTGAGGGGGCAGGACAGGAGGCGGGCTCTGGTCAACGCTGTACGACAACACCTGAAGAAAGCCAACTTCCACAACTTCACATCTCTGCTGCAAGCCTTCAGACACTACGACAAG AAAGGTCAGGGGAAGATTGATAAGCAGGACCTGCAGGACGTGTGCAGACAGTTTAACCTGGACCTCAGTGGAGACGTGCTAGAGGGTCTCGTGGACTACTGTGATGTTGATAAGGACGGACTTATTAACTTCTTGGAATTTGCAAACTTTCTCAACTGGAAGGATAAAATGCCGATCCGTCCAGCAGAGCAGAGGATTTTAACAAGAG AGCGTAAGGTTAGCACCGCTCCAGCCAACGTCCAGCGAACGATAATCCAGGGATCAGATGTACAGAAAGAGGACAGCTCAGAAAGCCTGGTCAGGTCTGAGGACCTGAAGCCTGTGGAGGTGGGGAGCCCCCTGAAGACCCCCAGAACTCTCAGCAGATCCAGAGCAGAGCAGGAGCACTTCATCACCTCCTCTTCAGTCATCTCTGCCGTTGTGGGTGGTCTCCCCACTACCG ATTATCGTACGTATGGAGTTCCCACAGTGCGTCTGGATCTGCCCGCCCCTCAAATAAAGCGCGTCAGTGACCGCACGAACTACGGAGACGAGTCCACGGCGTATAACCTGCTGTTCCCCACAGTGCACTCGCGCTATGGCGTGCACGAGAAACACTTCTTCTCCCCTCGCACCAAAAACCAG ATGGTGCAGATTTTCCAGAATGTCGGCCTGAATGTTTCTGAGCAGACGTTTGAGGAGGCCTGGAAGTTAGCATCCATTAGATCTCCCACTGGAGACGTCTGTGTGGAGAGCTTCCGGAACATTCTCAAAGAACTGCAGGCGAATTAA